The region CAGGCGCACTCCGCGCGAATGGGCGGGGATGATCGCGTTCCTCGCGGTCGTGAAGCTGAACTTCCGCATTCGCGTGCCGCAGAAGGTGGCGGGCCGCGTCACGCCCGCGGCGGATCCCGACATGGACGCGCTCTGGTCGGAGTGGCGTGAGCTGCACGAGAACCTCGCGCGCCATCTCGAGACCGTGCCAGAGGAGAACCTCGGCGACATGGCGTTCAAGCACCCGATCGTCGGGCCCACGAGCGTTCGCGGAATGCTGCCGTTTCTCACGCAGCACTTCGACCACCACATGCGGCAGGTGCGGCGGATCCGCGCGGCGCCGGCCTTCCCGCGGACCTAAACGCGAGAACGGAACAACGCGTTAACGGGCAACTCACAACGCTCCCGTCGCCGCCGACTGACCTGGCGGCTATTGCTTTAGTTGCGCAAGGTCGCGGTACTGTCCCAGCGCCGCTGGGTTTGCCAACGCCTCGGTGTTCTTCACCGGCCGGCCGTGAATCGTGTCGCGCACGGCGAGCTCGCTGATCTTTCCGCTGATCGTGCGCGGAATGTCGGCGACCTGCACGATGACTTTCGGCACGTGCAGCGGACTGGTGTTGCTCCGGATCTGCTGGCGGATGCGGTCCTCCAGCGCCACGTCGAGCCGATCTCCCTCACGCAGCCGCACGAACAGCACGATCCGCTCGTCCATCTCGCCGCCCACGCCGGCGACGCGCTGTCCGATGACGACGCTCTCGACGATCTCCGGGAGCTGCTCGACCTGCCGGTATATCTCGGCCGTGCCGATGCGCACGCCGCCGGGGTTGAGCGTGGCGTCGCTGCGGCCATGGATGATCATCCCTCCGCGCTCCGTCAGCTCCGCCCAGTCGCCATGCCGCCACACTCCCGGAAAGTGCTCGAAGTACGCGGCGCGATACTTCGACCCGTCCGGATCGTTCCAGAACGCGACGGGCATGCTCGGAAACGGTTTCGTGCAGACGAGCTCGCCCGGAGCGCCGCGCAGCGGCCGGCCGTCTTCGTCGAGCACGTCCACCGCCATGCCGAGCCCGCGCGTCTGGATCTCGCCGCGATACACCGGCGCGATCGGGTTACCGAGCGCGAAGCAGGAGATGATGTCGGTGCCGCCGGTGATGCTGGCGAGGTGGACGTCGCGCTTGACGTCGCGGTACACGTAATCGAAGCTGTGCGCGGCCAGGGGGCTGCCGGTCGAGAGAATGGCGCGCAGCGCGGAGAGATCGTGCGTGCGCGCGGGCGCGAGCCCTTCCTTCTCGCACAGCGCGATGTACTTGGCGCTCGTGCCGAACACGGTGATCTTCTCGCGCTCGGCCATGTCCCACAGCGACGCGGGCGACGGAGCGAGCGGGGCGCCGTCGTACAGGATCACGGTCGCGCCGACCGCGAGCGAGCCGACCAGCCAGTTCCACATCATCCAGCCGCAGGTGGTGAAGTAGAAGACTTTGTCGTCGCGCGTGATGTCGGTGTGCAGGACGTGTTCCTTGAGATGCTGGAGCAGGGTTCCGCCGGCGCCGTGTACCATGCATTTCGGCAGCCCGGTCGTGCCCGAGGAATACATCACGTACACGGGGTGATCGAATGGCATCCGCGCGGGGTCTGGCTTGGACGTGCCTCCGGCGGGGCCGGCGGGGTCTGGGGGCCGGCCTCGGCGGCTAGGCGAGACTCCCGGCGGAGCCCCCGCAAACTGCGCGGGGTCTCCTTGGTCGTTCGCCACGCCACCGGTGCCGGCCCCCCGGACCCCGCCGGCCTTCACTGCGAACTGCGACCAGCTCGTTGCCGCGCGGATTCCATCCAGAGTCACTGAGCGCGAGCGGTAGGGCACGACAACGACATGTTGGATCGAGGGGATGCGGTCGGCAATCGTGCGCACGCGCTCGAGGCAGTCGATCTCCTTCCCGGCGTAGCGGTAGCCGTCCGCGCAGAACAGCACCTTGGGCTCGATCTGGCCGAAGCGGTCGAGCACGCCCTGCGCGCCGAAGTCGGGAGAGCATGAGGACCAGATCGCGCCGATCCAGGTGGCGCCGAGCATGGCGATCACGGTCTCGGGCATGTTGGGCATGAAGCCGGCGACGCGGTCGCCCGCGCGCACGCCGGCGGCTTGCAGCGCCGCGGCGATCGTCAGGGCCTCGCGCTTCAGCTCGCGGTATGTCAGCTCGCGCTGGCGGCCTCCCTCGTTCCAGAAGACGAGCGCGGTCCGGTCATCGTCGTAGCGAAGCAGGTTCTCGGCGAAGTTGAGACGCAGCGACGGATACCAGCGCGGCCCCATCGGCGGCTCCGGCGGAGCCATGCGGTCGAGACCGATGCTATCGGAACCGTCTTCCTGGTGCGACGCGCACGTGCGCTCGCCGCAGACGAGCCCGCAGTGGTCGCGCACGAGGTTCCAGAACGCGAGCCGGTCGCGCACCGACCACTCCCACAGCTCTTGAAACGACTGGGCGGGCGATGCACCCAACGGCGCGATGTATCCGCGCTCGGCTACCGCCAACATGAACGCGGTCATGTTGGAGCGCTCGATCCGACTCGCGGAAGGAGACCAAACGGGGTTTGGAGTCACGGCCATTCTGCTCAGCACCGCGGCGAGAGAGGCGGCTATTTCAGTCCGATGCGCCTTACCAGATCGTCGTACCGGGGATCAGCCCGCAACGTCTTGTAGCCGGGTTCCAGATGCAGATAGATCAGTCCGCCTGACCGGGTCTGATACGCGCGCTCGAGCGACGCGAACGCTTCATTGTTCTTGCCGAGAGCGGCGTACCCCATCGCCACAATCTCCCACCGCACATAGTGCTGTCTGCCTTCTTCCTCGAGCCGCGCGAGGATCTCCTCGGCCTCGTCGCGGCGATCCAGCTCCGCAAGCGCGCGCACGATGAATGCGTCGTAGGATCGAACGCTCGACTCCAGCCGCTGACCCTTCTGGTACCACTCCAGGGCCTTCTCCGGCTCCCCTTGCGCGAGGCGCGCTGAGCCGAGATCGATGTAGGCGAGAAAGAAGTTCTCGTCCAGCTCCACGATTTTCTCACCCTGCGCGATGGCGCCCGAGTAGTCTCCGGCGTACAACAGATACCGCGCGAGCCACCGGCTGTACCACGGGTCCAGGGGATTCAGCGTCAGCGCCTTCCGAATCTCCGCCATCCCTTCGCCGAGCTGCCCAACAGTCGGCAGAACGGATCCGAACGCCCAGTGAGCATCCGCGTCGTTCGGAGCGAGCGAGACCGCTCTGCGCAGATGCTGTTCCGCGCCGGCGAAATCCCATTCGTACCACGCCAGTACTTTTCCGACTGACGTCATCGCCTCGGCGAGGTCAGGCTCGCTCTGCAATGCCCGCATCGCGATCATTTTCGCCTGCGGATACGCTTCGTCCGGCGCAACCCAGTCGTCGGCGAGCCGGCACCAGCAGTCCGCCATGCCGGCATAGGCGCGCGCGTAGCCGGGCTCGAGCAGGAGCACGCGCTGGAAGAAATCGATGCTCTTGCGGAGGTTGGGCTCGCTGGACCGGTTATAGAAAAAGCGCGCCTTCAGGTACAGTGTGTAGGCCTCGATGTTCTTCGTCGGGATTACGAGCTGTTCCCTGCTCGACGTCAGGCGGAGCTTCAACGATTCGACGATCGCGCGGGAAATCTCCTCCTGGATCTCGAAAACGTCCTCGAGCTGGCGGTCGTATGTCTCCGACCAGAGATGGTGGCCGCTCTGCGCATTGACGAGCTGGGCGGTGACTCGAATCCTGTTTCCTATCTTGCGAACGCTCCCTTCCAGAACCGAGCCGACGCCGAGCTTTTCGCCGACTTCGCGCGTGTCCACCGCCTTTCCCTTGAACGCAAAGCACGAGCTGCGCGACGCCACCTGAAGCCCGGGAATCTTTGCTATGGCGCTGATGATCTCTTCGGTCATCCCGTCGCTGAAATATTCATTCTCCGGATCCGCGCTCATGTTGGCGAACGGCAGCACGGCGATAGCCTTGTTGGCGTCGGCGCTCGCTTGCGGCTCGTGGCCGCGCACCGGCGCTCTTCCTGCATCAGTCGAGATCTGTCGCAACGCTTCGGCGAAGTCGGCTGTTGTGGGAAAGCGGTCAACGGGAGTCCGCGACAGCGCTCGACTGAGAGCGTCATCCACCTCGACCGGAACGTCTCGGGCGGTGCGGACGCTCGGGATCGGCGATACGAAGCGCTTGGCGATGATCGCCTGCGCCGTCGCGCCGGTGAACGGTGGCTCGCCGGTCAGCATCTCGTAGAGGACGCACCCCAAACTGTACAAATCGCTGCGGCCGTCCACGTCGATGTCACCACTCGCCTGTTCGGGGCTCATGTACGCGGGAGTTCCTACGGCTATTCCAGTCTGGGTGATCCCAGCGCGGCTGCTCAGCGCCTTGCCGATGCCGAAGTCGGCCACCATCGCGTTCCCTTCGTGCAGCAGAATATTCTCCGGCTTGATGTCGCGGTGGACGACGCGACGCCGGTGAGCGTAATCCAGGGCGGACGCGACTTCCCTCGCGATACGAAGGCTCTCGTCGAGCGGTAGCTGTCGCTCGCGATCGAGTCGCTCGCGCAACGAGCGGCCCTCCATGCTCGGCATTACGTAGAAGAGGAGGCCGTCCGCCTCGCCCGAGTCGTACACAGGAAGGATGTGAGGATGAGTCAGACCTGCGGCAAGCTTGATCTCTCGAAGGAAGCGCTCGGCGCCGATCTCGGCGGAGATTTCGGGCCGGAGGACCTTGACCGCAACCTCCCTTTCATGCCGGGCGTCGTGCGCAAGAAACACCACGGCCATCCCCCCCTGTCCGAGCTCTCGCTCGACGCGATACCTGCTTCCGAGTGCCTGCTCAAGCCGTTCGTGGAGAGTCATCATGATCTACAAGATGGCGGAAGGCCGCACGCGGCGCTGAACAAAAGCGCGACGGCACCGGAGCCAGCGCCCCGGGGAATTCCCGGAACGACTCCATAAATGTAGAAATGCCGCGCCAATCGGCGCGGCATTCCCATCAGATACCTCTGACGGCTGTTCTCGCCAGTGACCGCGAAACTAGTTACCCACTACATCCCGCGGAAGGAAAAGCGCCCGCCGATCTGGATCACGCGGTTCTTCGCGTCTTCCGTGCTGTCGTCGGAGAGGTTCGTGAGACCGAACTGGTACCGGGCGAAGATGTTGAAGTTTCCGAAGTCCATAGATGGCTTCCACGTCGGCTCGCTCGCGATGTCACTCGGCATCCGTCAAAAATGCACAAAGCCGCGCGTTTGCGCGGCTCCCTCCGGGCCTTCGGCGCCTAATCACGCGGTCGCATTTCTTCAGAGAAGTCGGTCCCCGTTTCGCGTTTTGTCGCGTGCCGAGATCACCCCGTACCGGGGACACCAAGGGCCGCGCTTGCGCGGCCCTTGGATTGCAATTCGGATATCAGCGGGTGAAGAAGGACAGCCCAATCGCCGCGCCATAAGCGTTCACATCATCCGGATTGCTGAATTGTCGCGCGTACCCAACTTCAAACCGCCATCGGAAACGATTGCCCAACATAAGCGGCGTTTTCAAGCCGATCCCTATACCGGCGGTCGGATCGGTTTCGTCCTCGCCCTCGCCGTCAGCGTCGGCGCTTATACCGGTTATCCCCACAAACGGACGTGCGTACACAACAGTCCCCGCCGAGGCTGGGTTGAAGTGCCATAGAAGGCCGGCCTCCGCACTCCATGCCGTGAGACTAGCGTCATCGCTAGCGATGCGCTCAAGGCCGAAAGACGGCTCGAAGGACAGCGCATCGGAAAAGAAAAAGCCGACGCGCAACTGACCCGCCGGAATCGAAATGGCGGTGACGCTTGGATCGGTATCGAAGTAGGTAAACGTCGCGTCCATCCCTAACTCAATCGGACGTTGCGCCTGGGAAGTGCTCGATGCGACGAATACGGCAAAAACAGCCGCCAACACTGCTCTCAGCGTGCTACGCATTTGTCCTCGCTCGTTAGCGTGATAGCCGCGGTCGCCGCCAAGACGGAAGCGAGCGCGAGTCTGCCTCGCCGACCTGGGCCGGCGACGCGCAACGTTATGTGTGAGTGGATTGTCGCGCAAGCGGAAACGCCACGTGCAGGGATTACCCGACGCCGCCGTAGGCGAAACCCGGAAGGCTGCGTCAGATGTGAGAGAGGCGCCGCCGACTGCTGCACGGCGACGCCTCCCGGCGCAGATATGTCAGATCTTGCTGCCAATCAGTTACGCGATCGCTAGAACGACCACGACCAGGAGCAGTATGACCGCGCCGATCACGATCCAGCGCACCATCTGCCCTTCCGACTGCATCGCCGCGGCCTTGGCCTCGGCTTTCGACTCGGCGCGGCTGATGCCGAGCCGCGCGGCTCCTTCCGTCGCAAGGACCTGCGTGGCGCGCGCGCCGTCCTGCTTCACCGCGGCCGGGGGAGTCGCGTCCTGCAACGCGGACTGCGCTGCGGCGGGCGATCCGGCGAGCGAGAGAGCAGCTACGGCGATCAGTGATGCGCGCATGTGTCTCTTCATGAACACCTCCGAATGAGTACGTGAACCTGCGGGACCAGCGTGTGATGACGGGGGCGAAGCGAGCCCGGCTGCGCCGAGCTCGCTCGCCTTGAGCTGCCTACTTCGCGACCGCTATGATCAGAATCGCGGCGAGAACCGCGACGCCGAGGATGATGATCCACTTCATCGTCTCGCTCTGCTGCTGCATGGCGGGCGCCTTCGCGTCCGCGGCAGCTTCGGCCCGGCTGATTCCCAGCCGCGCCGCGGCTTCGGTCGCCAGAACCTGCGTGGCTTTCGCGCCGTCATTCCGCACTTCAGCCGGTGGTGATCCCTCACGCACCGACTGCGCGGCGAGCGGTGACGCCACGAGAGTGAAAGCAGCTACTGCGATCAGCGATGCGCGCATCTGTCTGTTCATTGACCACCTCCGAACGGTATGTGGACCTGCGTGACCTGCAGCTATGACGTCGGCGGGTTGAACTCCATGTGCTGGCCTTCAACCCACGACTTGTGATAAGCGGGATCCTCGATCTCCAGCGCGGGCAGCGCGACGTGCAGCGGACGGAACGAGTCCATCATGACCGCCAGCTCGTCGGTGTACTTGGCCCCGATGCTCGCCTCCGCGCGCCCCGGGTGCGGGCCGTGCGGGATTCCGTCGGGATGGTGCGTGATGCTCCCGAACTCGATTCCCTTGCGACTCATGAACTCGCTGGACGCGTAGTACAGCACCTCGTCCGAATCCACGTTGCTGTGGTTGTACGGCGCCGGCACGGCTTCGGGATGAAAATCATATGGCCGCGGACAGAAGGAGCAAATAACGAACCCGTCGCCCTGGAAGGTCTGGTGGACGGGGGGCGGCTGGTGCACGCGGCCCACTATCGGCTCGAAGTCGTTGATGTTGAACGCCCACGGATAGAAGTAGCCGTCCCAGCCCACGACGTCGAAGGGATGATGGTCGAGCACGATCTCGTTGATGCCGTTGGTCTGCTTCACGAGGATCGGGAAGTCGCCCATCTCGTCGTGCGTGTTGAGCTGCAGCGGCCGGCGAATGTCGCGCTCGGAGTACGGCGCTCCCTCGAGCAGCTGCCCGAACTCGTTCCGGTAGCGCGTGGGCCAGCGTACGTGTCCGCGGCTCTCGAACACCAGCAGCTTGGGCGCCTCGGCGCCGAGGTCGAGCTTGTACCGGTGCATGATCCCGCGGTGGATCACGAGATAGTCGCCTTCGTGAAACGGCAGGTCGCCGAAGATCGTTTCCAGCATCCCCTGCCCCTTCGCGACGTACACCACCTCGTCGCCCTGCGCGTTGCGGTAGAAGTGCGCGTCGTTCTCGTCGGGCTCGACGTACAGCATCGCGATGTCGGGGTTGAACAGGAGCGGCGTCCGGTCGAGCGTGGGACTGCCTCCCTTCTTCGCGCGGGAAGTGAGAAAGTGCCGGTGCTTCAGCGTCTGGTCGGGGTCGGGCTGGTACACCACTTCCTTGATCCGCCGCGCGGACTTCACGGTCGTAGGCGGATACGTGTGATACAGCAGCGACGACGTGCCCGTGAATCCCTCGTGCCCCATCAGCTCCTCCGCGTACAGCCCGCCGTCGGGCTTGCGGAACGCGATGTGTCGCTTGCGGGGGATCTGGCCGAGGGTGTGGTAGATGGGCATGGGAAAAAGCTATTGGCTGTTGGCTGTTGGCTGTTGGTAGTTAGCCAAGAGCCAATAGCTAACAGCCAACAGCTCTCTCACAGGTTCCCTCTCAAGGCCTGCTCGCGCTCGATGGCTTCGAACAGGGCTTTGAAATTTCCTTTCCCGAAGCTGCGGGCGCCTTTGCGCTGGATGATCTCGTAAAAGACCGTGGGCCGGTCCTGCACGGGCTTGGTGAATATCTGCAGCAGGTAGCCGTCCGGATCGCGGTCCACGAGAATGCCCAAATCCTTGAGCGGCTCCACGTCCTCGTCGATCTTGCCGACGCGCTCGATGAGGTCGTCGTAGTAGGTCGTGGGCACCCGGAGAAACTCGATCCCGCGGCGCCGTAGCTCGCTCACCGTGTGGATGATGTCGTCCGTGGAGAGCGCCATGTGTTGCACGCCCGGGCCGTGATAGAACTCGAGGTACTCGTCGATCTGCGACTTCTTCTTGCCGGCCGCGGGCTCGTTGATCGGGAACTTGATGCGCTCGTTGCCGTTGCTCACGACTTTCGACATCAGCGACGAGTACTCGGTGGAGATGTCCTTGTCGTCGAACGAGATGAGATTCTTGAACCCCATCACGTCCTCGTAGAACTTCACCCACGCGTTCATCTTGCCGAGCTCGACGTTGCCGACGCAGTGGTCGACGTACTTCAGGCCGACGGGCTCGGGACTGTACTCGCTCGCCGCCGGCTGGAACCCGGGCATGAACAGCCCGCGGTAGTTCCGCCGCTCGACCAGCGTGTGGATGGTGTCGCCGTACGTGTGGATGGCGGCGGTGATGAATTCGCCGTCCTTGTCCTTGCTGACCTCCGGCTCCTTCGCGGGCCTGGCGCCCCGCTCGACCGCGAGCTGGAAAGCCTCGCGCGCGTCGTCCACCCACAAGGCCAGGTCGCGCACGCCGTCGCCGTGCCGGTGCACGTGCCCGGCGATCGGCCCGTCAGGTCCGAGCGCCGACGTCAGCACCAGCCTGATCTTGCCCTGCTCGAGGAGATAGCTGACCCGGTCGCGCACGCCGGTCTCGGGGCCGCGGTAGGCGGTAACCTTGTAGCCCCACGCCGTCCTGTAGTACAGGCTGGCCTGCTTGGCGTTGCCGACCCAGAACTCTATGTAATCGGTCCCGTTGATCGGGAAGACGTCCGTCGTGGTCTCGGGACCAGCCAGAGTTGCCGTACCCATCGATTGCTCCGCGTAAAGACGATCAGGGAGTCCGCGCGCCTCGCCGGACAACCCCTTCCGCATCATAGAAAGCTACCTGCTTTCTGTCCAGCGAGCAGGAAACGGACCGCGATAAATGGGCGTCAGTTTGGCCGGCGTCGTTTGCGACTACGGACTGAGGACCCTTGCGGCCTCAGGACTAACGGCCATCGCGGATCGGCGATTAATCGAGGACCGAGGATCGCGGAATTCCTACCTCCTTAGTCCTCAATTAGTCGTCGATCGTCGATTGTAGTTAGTCCTGAGGCCGCAAAGGTCCGCAATCCGCAATCCGCAATCCGCAATCCGCAATCGCAGGCCTATCAGCCGGCGCCTCGCTCTTTGCCGCGCGCGGCGGCGAGCCGCCGGGCGATCCCGCGATAAAAGGCCGCGTCGTCCGGGCGCTGCTGCTCCTCCAGCCACAGCGCCGTCGCTTCCAGCGCGTACAGGATGTTGCCGAGATAGAGCTCGGCAAGCTGCGCGACGGATTCAGGACGATCGGGCTCGTCCAAGCTCGCTCAGACGGCGGTGGGGACCGTGTGGACGCCGGTGGTCGGAATCCGCGGCGAGCCCGGTCCCGTGAGGTGGACGACGACGGCCGTGATGTTGTCCACTCCGCCGCGCGCGTTGGCTTCGCTGATGAGCGAGTTCACGACGCGCGAGGGCGAAGCCTTCTGCTGGAGCAACTGCGCGATGCGCGAGTCCTCGACCATTCCCGTGAGCCCATCGGTGGCGAGCAGGAACACGTCGCCCTCGCGCGCGTCGTCCTCGTAGATGTCCGGCTCCACCGTGGCGCTCGCGCCGAGGCAGCGCGTGATGACGTTGCTGTACGGGTGCACGCGCGCCTGCTCGGGGGTGAGGAGCCCGGCGTCCACCTGCTCCTGAACGTAGGAGTGGTCGGTTGTGAGCTGCAGCAGCTTGCCGTCGCGCAGCAGATAGACGCGGGAGTCCCCGATCTGGCCGATGATGTACTGCTCGCCGGCGAGGAAGAGAACGGAGACCGTGGTCCCCATTCCCTGCTTGTCCACCTCGGTCAGCGTCCGCGTGTAGATCGCGTCGTTGGCGCGCCGCAGGGTGTCCGCGATCCGCTCGGCGGGCGCGTCGCGCTCGAGGGGATCGTCGATGCTGATCTCCTGCGAGACGATGTCGATCGCCATCGCGCTCGCGACTTCCCCGGCGGCGTGGCCGCCCATGCCGTCGGCGACGATGAACAGTCCGCGCTCGCGATTGGCGTTGGCGTAGAGACTGTCTTCGTTGTCGGATCGCATCCGCCCGACGTCGGTGCCCATCCCGACTGCGAGATCCACTAGTCCTCTCTCACGCCGGGATTCTTCTCCTGTCCGGTTGTCGGTCGCATCGGGTGGGGTTGCAAAGTTCCCCAAACTACCGGACCGCCCCCACGGGCGGCAAGCGATTGCCCGCAGATGGAGTGAGAGCCTCGCCTGCTCCGAACTGCAGCCGCCACAGCCTTTCGTAGATTCCGCCCTTGCGGACGAGCGCGCGGTGAGTACCGCGCTCGACGACTTCGCCGTGGTGCAGGACCAGGATCTCGTCCGCCGATACGATGGTGCTCAAGCGGTGCGCCACCGCGATGGTCGTGCGCCCCGCCTGCAATACCCGCAGCGCGCGCTGGATGTCGCCTTCGATCTCGCTGTCAACTGCGCTCGTGGCTTCATCGAGAAGTAGCAACGGGGGATCTGCCGCGATCGCGCGCGCGAACGACAGAAGCTGTCTCTCACCGACACTTATGGAAGCACCACGCTCGCCGAGCACGTGGGAGTATCCCCCCGGCAGGCGGCGAACGATCGGGTCCGCGCCCACCTGGCGCGCTGCTGACACTACGGCCGCCTCGTCCAAAGGATTCGCCAGGCGGATGTTCGTGGCTATGTCCCCCGCGAAGAGAAAGATCTCCTGCTGAACGTAGCCCATGACGCTACGGAGCGCCGCCAGGGGAAGTTCCCGTATGTCCATGCCGTTCAGGAGGATGCGCCCGCGCTGCGGGTCGTAGAACCGCAGCAGCAGGTTCACTATCGTGGTCTTTCCCGCCCCGGTGTGGCCGACGAGGGCGGTCGTCTTCCCCGGGCTGGCCGTGAAGGTCACGCCCTTGAGGACCCATTCCGGCTCGTCGCCGCCGCGGTCCTCCGCGCGCCCGCTGGCCGTGTGGGCGACGTCGTACGCGAACCAGACGTCCTCGAACCGCACCTCCACGGACCGTCCGACCAGGGGCGTCGGACCCGGCGCGAGGTCCGGCACGGTCGGGGGCGTGTCGAGCAGCTTGAACACGCGCTCCGACGATGCCATGGCGCTCTGGATGATGTTGTACTTCTCGGACAGGTCCTGGACCGGCTCGAAGAACCGGCGCACGAGCTGGAGGAAGGCGGCCACCGTCCCGATGGTCAGCGTCCCCACCTCGACGCGCGAGGCGCCGGCGACGATCAGGCTGGCTAGCGCGACGGACGTCAGCAGCTCGATCGTCGGAAAGTACAGAGCGTAAGCGGTGATCGAGCGAAGGTTCGCCGCGAGGTGATCACGATTGAGCTGCTCGAAGCGCCGCTGCTCGTCCGCCTCGCGCCCGAACAGCTGCACCACCCGCATTCCGCTGATCCGCTCCTGGAGGAACGAATTGATGCGCGCGAGCCGCACCCGCACGTCGCCGTACGACTCGCGCACCGTCTTCCGGAAGAGCCGCGAGACGAGCAGCACGAACGGGATGACGACGAACGCGGCCGTGGCCAGCCGCCAATCCACGATCCACATCGCGATAGCGATCGCGACCAGCGTAAAGAGATCGCCTATCCCGGCGACGACGCCCGCGGTGAACAGCTCGTTCAGCGTCTCCACGTCGCTCGTGACGCGCGTGATGAGCCGTCCCGCCGGATTCCGGTCGAAGAACGACACCGACAGCCGCTGCAGGTGCGAGAAGATCTGCATCCGGAGATCGCGCATCACCCGCTGGCCGAGCATGCTCGTGAGCCACGTCTGGCCGTACGAGCAGGCGAACTGGGCGAGCAGAGCCAGCACGAACGCCGCGGTGGCCTGCGCGAGGAACGTCGTGTCGCCCGCCGGGATGGCGACGTCGATCACCTGGCGGGTTAGGAACGGCCCTACCAGCTGCAGCACTCCCTCGATGCCCAGCAGGATTAGCGCGCCTACGACCAGCCCCATGTACGGCCGGACGTACCGGAGCAGCCGCCGCATCAGCTGGGCGTCGTAGCTCTTGTCGAGTGCTTCTTCCTCGTGGATGGTGTCCGTTGGCGTAGTCATGCGGGGCGAATCCTAGCGGCGGCCCCCGGCCGGGGCCACATTGCCGGTGAAGCGAACCTCATTGCTGGTACGCAGGTTGCACGCTCGCGCGGTCGTACGACTCAACCGCACGGGGCCACTCACTTACCGGAGGTTTCATGTCCATCCTTGCCTGGATCGTGCTGGGGCTCATCGCCGGCGCGATAGCGAAAGCTCTCATGCCGGGGGATGATCCCGGCGGCTTCATCGTGACCGCGATAATCGGAATCGTAGGAGCGGTGATCGGTGGATTCCTCGGCAACACCCTCATGGGGGCGCCGCTCTCGGGGTTCTCGCTCTGGAGCCTCCTTCTGGCGGTGATCGGCGCGCTGATCCTGCTGTGGGTCTACCGCCTGACTACGAAAGGAAAACGAGTTCCCTGACTGCCCGTTGACTACCACATAGAACGGATAAGCTGCGAGCTACCAGCTAGAAGCTTATCCGTTCTAAGTGGCAGTTTTCCGCCCGCCTCTCGGTTTTTGTTCGGGTGGTCGCTAAGTTGCTTGCGTGAAGGACAGCATCATCGTGCGCGGCGCGCGCCAGCATAACCTCAAGAACCTCGACGTCGAGATCCCGCGCCGCACCTTCACGGTGATCACCGGCCCCTCGGGCTCGGGCAAG is a window of Gemmatimonadaceae bacterium DNA encoding:
- a CDS encoding ABC transporter ATP-binding protein, coding for MTTPTDTIHEEEALDKSYDAQLMRRLLRYVRPYMGLVVGALILLGIEGVLQLVGPFLTRQVIDVAIPAGDTTFLAQATAAFVLALLAQFACSYGQTWLTSMLGQRVMRDLRMQIFSHLQRLSVSFFDRNPAGRLITRVTSDVETLNELFTAGVVAGIGDLFTLVAIAIAMWIVDWRLATAAFVVIPFVLLVSRLFRKTVRESYGDVRVRLARINSFLQERISGMRVVQLFGREADEQRRFEQLNRDHLAANLRSITAYALYFPTIELLTSVALASLIVAGASRVEVGTLTIGTVAAFLQLVRRFFEPVQDLSEKYNIIQSAMASSERVFKLLDTPPTVPDLAPGPTPLVGRSVEVRFEDVWFAYDVAHTASGRAEDRGGDEPEWVLKGVTFTASPGKTTALVGHTGAGKTTIVNLLLRFYDPQRGRILLNGMDIRELPLAALRSVMGYVQQEIFLFAGDIATNIRLANPLDEAAVVSAARQVGADPIVRRLPGGYSHVLGERGASISVGERQLLSFARAIAADPPLLLLDEATSAVDSEIEGDIQRALRVLQAGRTTIAVAHRLSTIVSADEILVLHHGEVVERGTHRALVRKGGIYERLWRLQFGAGEALTPSAGNRLPPVGAVR
- the hppD gene encoding 4-hydroxyphenylpyruvate dioxygenase codes for the protein MGTATLAGPETTTDVFPINGTDYIEFWVGNAKQASLYYRTAWGYKVTAYRGPETGVRDRVSYLLEQGKIRLVLTSALGPDGPIAGHVHRHGDGVRDLALWVDDAREAFQLAVERGARPAKEPEVSKDKDGEFITAAIHTYGDTIHTLVERRNYRGLFMPGFQPAASEYSPEPVGLKYVDHCVGNVELGKMNAWVKFYEDVMGFKNLISFDDKDISTEYSSLMSKVVSNGNERIKFPINEPAAGKKKSQIDEYLEFYHGPGVQHMALSTDDIIHTVSELRRRGIEFLRVPTTYYDDLIERVGKIDEDVEPLKDLGILVDRDPDGYLLQIFTKPVQDRPTVFYEIIQRKGARSFGKGNFKALFEAIEREQALRGNL
- a CDS encoding GlsB/YeaQ/YmgE family stress response membrane protein, yielding MSILAWIVLGLIAGAIAKALMPGDDPGGFIVTAIIGIVGAVIGGFLGNTLMGAPLSGFSLWSLLLAVIGALILLWVYRLTTKGKRVP
- a CDS encoding Stp1/IreP family PP2C-type Ser/Thr phosphatase, with protein sequence MDLAVGMGTDVGRMRSDNEDSLYANANRERGLFIVADGMGGHAAGEVASAMAIDIVSQEISIDDPLERDAPAERIADTLRRANDAIYTRTLTEVDKQGMGTTVSVLFLAGEQYIIGQIGDSRVYLLRDGKLLQLTTDHSYVQEQVDAGLLTPEQARVHPYSNVITRCLGASATVEPDIYEDDAREGDVFLLATDGLTGMVEDSRIAQLLQQKASPSRVVNSLISEANARGGVDNITAVVVHLTGPGSPRIPTTGVHTVPTAV